GGGGAGACTATGACGAAGGCGGCTTTGGCAGGCCGCCGCCATGCCCCGGGAGGCGGCAGCGACAGCCGAAGAGGGGCGGTAGGTGGCGGGCTGGCGAGCCGGCGGCAGGAACCCCCAAGTCGGCCGTTGGGAGGTTCTCGGGGGAAAAAGTTGCAAGAGCTCACCATTGGATACATGCAGGAAGTCCGGTTTGGCTGACTGTCGAGTGAACGTCAGGCGATCTGTTTCAACGGCAATGATTCTTTAAGCTACAGATTTAGCCAACCATGTGCTTGGACTACTCTCCATATTTAGCCGTATCTGCGATGAGGATTAGAAGGTGACAAACCGAGCCTTTCCGTACACAGtcatatatatgcatgtggTTAGCATTTCGGTGACCAAACTAAGCGTTTCAATTTCAAGCCAAACTACTGCATTGCCATCCTCATCAATTTACAGTGGTTCACATTTCGTTCGTAGAAATTAATGCCATTCATCTGATGACTAGTTGTACGTGTAGAAGGTCCCTTTGCCTCGCCTATGGTAGATTCTTTTTTTGCGAGACTCAGACACAAACGCTCACATACAAGTGCACATTCATCCTATAAATATACTCACACACActacccctatgagcacctAAACGACTGAGTTGGACCGGCAAATCTCATTCAGAAAACCTATATAGAATGCTCAAATCCAAGGATGGCCCTCCGCACCCGGCTGCAAAGTTCTGATCCGCTGGCTAAGCAAAGCACCTCCTACAGTGCAGTTCTTCATGTGGCTGCTTATTCACGGAAGGATTCAGTGCAAAACAAACTAACTTCGTAAAAGAGTGGTGGATAACCCAATCTGCCAGGTCTGCAACCAAATGCCAGAGTCTACAGATCACATCATTGCCGAATGTAAATTTGCTACTGATAGTCTTTCAGAATGGCAATTGGCAACAGGGTAGTGGCATCTGCAATCCACGAAACTACAACACCATCCTATATTCGAGACAAGCACTTCGCAACCTTCGTTGCCCTTTGTTGCTGGCAGTTGTGGAAATAGACAAATTGCTGATTCTTAGTGTAATGTTTTCCAAACAGCATCATTCGGGAAAACACTGATGTAAACCTTTATTATCTGGGGTGGCATTTTCAGCCAAGATCACTTAATACAAATTTAAGGTGGGGAAACTCTCCCTCCCCGTTGAAgctcaaaaaataataattgttGATCTGTCCACCATGTTTGGAGCATTTCAGGCGGTGATGGCCGCTCCGGTGGTGATGGGAACACTGTGGAGCACGACGGTCTCGACGGTGAGCCCggggccaaagccaaagaggacGCCCCAGTCGAAGCCTTCGCCGGTGGTGGCCCGGCCATCCTCGGCGGAGCGCTTACGCATCTCGTCGAGGATGAAGAGGACGCAGGCGCTGGACATGTTGCCGTACTCAGAG
The DNA window shown above is from Sorghum bicolor cultivar BTx623 unplaced genomic scaffold, Sorghum_bicolor_NCBIv3 super_2174, whole genome shotgun sequence and carries:
- the LOC110431575 gene encoding chalcone synthase 2-like; translation: MRATRHVLSEYGNMSSACVLFILDEMRKRSAEDGRATTGEGFDWGVLFGFGPGLTVETVVLHSVPITTGAAITA